One genomic window of Maribacter aquivivus includes the following:
- a CDS encoding transglutaminase domain-containing protein translates to MRKFIFLTTLLFSLMSFAQRSDFNHIDFKKADSIADYYKDASLRNLPVLTHNLTTLLETDVEKFRAIYTWVSTNIANDYSSYVKISTKRKRFAKDRQAFLDWNTSITPKVFKSLLEDQKTACTGYAYLVKEMATLAGFNCDIIDGYGRTPTLLLEEDSAPNHSWNKIKINEKWYLCDATWSAGETIVVNGTPFFQQDYFDGYFLADAELFAKNHFPIQKVENQPIKKGNLDAFIAGPVIYKEAFLAPIIPIAPVAMHNTIQKGASVTFTLQVPKEFIGNTQLLLNKGGSQKNGNPNIIKKEGEISLVQNFEKKGLYDVHISVEDQLITTYVIKVK, encoded by the coding sequence ATGAGAAAATTTATATTCCTTACAACGCTCTTATTTTCATTAATGAGCTTTGCCCAACGCTCAGATTTTAATCATATCGATTTTAAAAAAGCAGATAGCATAGCTGATTATTATAAAGATGCTAGCCTAAGAAATTTACCCGTACTTACTCATAATTTAACCACATTATTAGAAACTGATGTCGAAAAATTTAGAGCTATATACACTTGGGTCAGCACAAACATAGCCAATGATTATTCTTCTTATGTAAAAATAAGCACCAAGAGAAAAAGGTTTGCGAAAGACCGGCAAGCCTTTTTAGATTGGAATACAAGCATTACACCTAAAGTATTTAAAAGTTTGTTAGAAGATCAAAAAACTGCCTGTACTGGGTATGCATACTTAGTGAAAGAAATGGCAACTCTTGCAGGATTTAATTGTGATATTATTGATGGTTACGGGCGCACACCTACCCTACTATTAGAAGAAGATAGTGCACCCAACCATTCTTGGAACAAAATCAAGATTAATGAAAAATGGTATCTGTGTGATGCTACTTGGTCTGCAGGAGAAACTATTGTTGTTAACGGCACTCCGTTTTTTCAGCAAGATTATTTCGATGGATATTTTCTTGCGGATGCTGAATTATTTGCAAAAAATCATTTTCCAATACAAAAAGTAGAAAATCAACCTATAAAAAAAGGAAATCTAGATGCTTTTATTGCGGGACCAGTCATTTACAAAGAAGCTTTTTTAGCACCAATAATTCCTATTGCCCCAGTTGCAATGCATAATACTATTCAAAAAGGAGCATCGGTAACCTTTACGCTACAAGTACCTAAAGAATTTATTGGAAATACACAGCTATTGCTGAACAAAGGTGGGAGTCAAAAAAATGGAAATCCAAATATTATAAAGAAAGAAGGTGAAATTAGCTTAGTCCAAAATTTTGAAAAGAAAGGGCTGTACGACGTTCATATTTCAGTCGAAGACCAGTTGATTACTACGTATGTAATTAAGGTAAAATAG
- a CDS encoding M3 family metallopeptidase, whose product MNPLLSPFDTAPFSQIKNEHFKPAFLKSIEDARAEIDAITENTDAPTFENTIEALEFSGQQLDRISSVFFNLNSAETNEEIQKIAQEVSPLLSEFGNDITLNEALFKRVKAVYDQKDSLNLTVEQNTLLDKKYKSFSRNGANLSEEKKTRLRAIDAKLAKLKLTFGENVLAETNKYQLHLTDEADLDGLPEGEKEAAAQLAISKGKEDGWMITLDYPSYIPFMKYAKNRELRKELSMAFGSKAFHNDELDNQENVLEIAKLRFERANLLGYKTHANFVLEERMAETPEKVHSFLNELLAKAKPAAEREFKQLEDFAKKLDNIDRLEKWDSSYYSEKLKQELFNLDDEKLKPYFKLENVINGVFKVAENLFDLQFEEVHDIEKYHDEVKTYKVYDTDKNLISLFYADFHPRAGKRGGAWMTSYKSQWKRNGENVRPHISNVCNFTPSTKSKPSLLTFNEVTTLFHEFGHGLHGMLANTTYPSLSGTSVFWDFVELPSQVLENWCYEKEALELFAKHYETGETIPMELVQKIKESATFQEGMQTLRQLSFGLLDMSWHGVDPTGITNVKAHEDEAFKDTSLYPETPETCMSTAFSHIFQGGYSSGYYSYKWAEVLDADAFAYFKEEGIFNKEVATKFKDNVLSQGGTENPMTLYKRFRGAEPKVEALLERAGLLN is encoded by the coding sequence ATGAATCCATTATTATCCCCTTTTGATACTGCTCCTTTTTCACAAATAAAAAATGAGCACTTTAAGCCTGCTTTCTTAAAATCTATTGAAGATGCAAGAGCAGAAATTGATGCCATTACAGAAAATACAGATGCTCCTACTTTTGAAAACACCATAGAAGCCTTAGAGTTTTCTGGTCAGCAATTAGACAGAATATCAAGTGTATTTTTCAACTTGAATTCCGCAGAAACTAACGAGGAAATTCAGAAAATAGCGCAAGAGGTTTCTCCCTTACTTTCAGAATTTGGTAATGATATCACATTAAACGAAGCGTTATTCAAAAGAGTAAAAGCTGTTTATGATCAAAAAGATAGTTTAAACCTTACGGTAGAACAAAATACACTTTTAGATAAAAAATACAAGAGCTTTAGTAGAAACGGAGCCAATTTATCCGAAGAAAAGAAAACACGCTTAAGAGCTATAGATGCAAAGCTTGCAAAATTGAAATTGACTTTTGGCGAGAATGTACTTGCTGAAACCAATAAATATCAATTGCACCTAACAGATGAAGCTGATTTAGACGGATTACCAGAAGGTGAAAAAGAAGCCGCAGCACAATTAGCCATTTCAAAAGGTAAAGAAGATGGTTGGATGATTACTTTAGATTACCCAAGCTACATTCCCTTTATGAAATATGCTAAAAATAGGGAGTTACGTAAAGAGCTTTCTATGGCATTTGGAAGTAAAGCATTTCATAATGACGAATTAGACAATCAAGAAAATGTTCTTGAAATTGCAAAATTACGTTTTGAGAGAGCCAATCTTTTAGGATACAAAACACACGCTAATTTTGTTCTTGAAGAACGTATGGCAGAGACTCCAGAGAAAGTGCATTCTTTCTTAAATGAATTACTGGCAAAAGCCAAACCTGCTGCAGAGCGTGAGTTTAAGCAATTAGAAGATTTTGCAAAAAAACTAGATAATATTGACCGTTTAGAAAAATGGGATAGCAGTTATTATTCTGAAAAATTAAAGCAAGAGCTATTCAATTTAGATGATGAGAAACTGAAACCTTACTTTAAACTAGAAAATGTAATCAACGGTGTTTTTAAAGTAGCCGAAAACTTATTTGATTTACAGTTCGAAGAAGTACACGACATTGAAAAATATCATGACGAGGTTAAAACCTATAAGGTTTACGATACCGATAAAAATTTAATTTCATTATTTTATGCAGATTTTCACCCAAGAGCAGGTAAAAGAGGTGGCGCATGGATGACTTCATACAAATCGCAATGGAAGCGAAATGGCGAAAATGTACGTCCACATATATCTAACGTATGCAACTTTACTCCGTCAACAAAAAGCAAGCCATCATTACTGACTTTTAACGAGGTTACTACTTTGTTTCATGAATTTGGTCACGGTTTACATGGTATGCTGGCAAACACCACCTACCCTAGCCTATCTGGAACATCTGTATTTTGGGATTTTGTAGAATTACCGAGTCAGGTTTTAGAAAACTGGTGTTATGAGAAGGAAGCATTAGAGTTATTTGCCAAACATTACGAAACAGGAGAAACTATACCAATGGAATTGGTTCAGAAAATAAAAGAGTCCGCCACATTCCAAGAAGGAATGCAAACCTTGCGTCAATTGAGTTTTGGACTTTTAGACATGTCTTGGCATGGTGTTGACCCTACAGGCATAACCAACGTTAAAGCTCATGAAGATGAAGCTTTTAAAGATACAAGCCTTTACCCTGAAACACCGGAAACTTGTATGAGTACAGCATTTTCCCATATTTTTCAAGGAGGATATTCATCTGGATATTACAGTTACAAATGGGCTGAAGTTTTAGATGCAGATGCTTTTGCATACTTTAAAGAAGAGGGAATTTTCAATAAAGAAGTTGCCACTAAATTTAAGGACAACGTTCTTTCGCAAGGCGGTACCGAAAACCCAATGACACTTTACAAAAGATTTAGAGGAGCAGAACCAAAGGTTGAGGCATTGCTAGAAAGAGCTGGGTTATTGAACTAG
- the purE gene encoding 5-(carboxyamino)imidazole ribonucleotide mutase → MSKVAVVMGSTSDMPVMQEAIDILRGFDIEVDVDIVSAHRTPEKLFDFSKNAHTKGYAVIIAGAGGAAHLPGMVASMSPLPVIGVPVKSSNSIDGWDSILSILQMPGGVPVATVALNGAKNAGILAAQIIGSSDKCVLDKIIFYKEGLKQKVIEGAKAVNGK, encoded by the coding sequence ATGAGTAAAGTAGCCGTAGTAATGGGAAGTACAAGTGACATGCCCGTAATGCAGGAAGCCATAGATATTTTAAGAGGTTTTGATATAGAGGTAGATGTTGATATTGTATCTGCCCACAGAACACCAGAAAAATTATTCGATTTCAGTAAAAATGCACACACAAAAGGCTATGCAGTAATCATAGCAGGTGCCGGTGGCGCTGCTCACTTACCAGGTATGGTAGCGTCTATGTCTCCATTACCAGTAATTGGAGTTCCTGTAAAAAGTAGTAATTCTATTGATGGCTGGGACTCTATCTTATCTATACTTCAAATGCCAGGTGGCGTACCAGTAGCAACAGTTGCGCTGAACGGAGCTAAAAATGCAGGAATTTTAGCTGCGCAGATTATCGGCAGTTCAGATAAATGCGTTTTAGATAAAATTATATTTTATAAAGAAGGTCTGAAGCAAAAAGTAATTGAAGGCGCAAAGGCTGTTAACGGTAAATAG
- a CDS encoding adenylate kinase: MIQIHDKFFKPYLSESEILQAVKTVADKIAEDYKDETPIFVGVLNGSFMFVSDLMKAYEHPCEVSFVRLSSYQGLTSTGIVETLLDVPENIEGRSVIILEDIIDTGRTLQKLVHLFSKTKVKEFKIASLFYKPDVYRGEYAIDYFGLAIPDNFIVGYGLDYKEQGRNLKEVYQLNQKHMINLVLFGKPGAGKGTQAQFLKEKYNLKHISTGDVFRFNIKNGTELGTLAKSYIDKGELVPDEVTIKMLQEEVEKNADADGFIFDGFPRTAAQAEALDNFLESKDMGINATIALEANDEILIDRLLERGKVSGRTDDQDVAKIRNRFDEYNAKTTPVKEFYEAQGKFHSVNGIGSIADITERLTKVIEGLK; encoded by the coding sequence TTGATACAAATTCACGACAAGTTTTTTAAACCTTATCTCAGCGAATCTGAAATTTTGCAGGCTGTAAAAACGGTTGCAGATAAAATTGCCGAAGATTATAAAGATGAGACGCCCATTTTTGTAGGCGTGTTGAATGGATCTTTTATGTTCGTTTCAGATTTAATGAAGGCCTATGAACACCCTTGCGAAGTTTCGTTTGTAAGACTTAGTTCTTACCAAGGCTTAACATCTACGGGTATTGTAGAGACATTGTTAGATGTGCCAGAAAATATTGAAGGGCGTAGTGTTATTATTTTAGAAGATATTATTGATACAGGACGTACCTTGCAGAAACTGGTGCATTTATTTTCAAAAACTAAGGTTAAAGAATTTAAAATAGCCAGTCTTTTTTATAAGCCAGATGTATATAGGGGAGAATACGCTATCGACTATTTTGGTTTGGCAATACCTGACAATTTTATTGTTGGTTATGGTCTAGATTATAAAGAACAAGGACGAAATTTAAAAGAAGTATACCAATTAAACCAGAAACATATGATTAATCTTGTACTCTTTGGTAAGCCAGGAGCCGGCAAGGGCACACAAGCACAATTTCTAAAAGAAAAATATAATTTAAAGCATATTTCTACCGGAGATGTTTTTAGATTTAATATCAAAAACGGAACGGAGTTGGGCACTTTGGCCAAGTCATATATTGATAAAGGAGAGCTAGTGCCAGATGAGGTGACAATTAAAATGTTGCAAGAAGAAGTGGAGAAGAACGCTGATGCTGACGGATTCATTTTTGACGGTTTTCCAAGAACTGCTGCACAAGCTGAAGCTCTTGATAATTTCTTAGAATCTAAAGATATGGGCATCAATGCAACCATCGCTTTAGAGGCAAATGATGAAATTTTAATTGATCGTCTTTTAGAAAGAGGTAAGGTTAGTGGTAGAACAGATGACCAAGATGTAGCTAAAATTAGAAATCGTTTTGATGAGTACAATGCAAAAACTACTCCTGTAAAAGAATTTTACGAGGCTCAAGGTAAGTTTCATAGCGTAAACGGTATTGGCTCAATAGCTGATATTACCGAACGCCTAACGAAAGTGATCGAAGGCTTAAAATAA
- the obgE gene encoding GTPase ObgE: MTEGNFVDYVKVGLTSGKGGKGSVHLHREKFITKGGPDGGDGGRGGHIIVRGNENLWTLINFKYTKHFKAGHGAHGSKSRSTGADGEDVYLDVPLGTVVKDFETKDVLFEITEHGEERILLQGGMGGRGNWHFRTSTNQTPRYAQPGMDGLEGEFLLELKVLADVGLVGFPNAGKSTLLSVITSAKPKIADYEFTTLKPNLGIVEYRDFKSFVMADIPGIIEGAAEGKGLGHYFLRHIERNANLLFLIPADSKDISKEYEILLDELRRYNPELLDKERLICISKSDMLDEELMDEMREELNKDLSGTPFMFISSVAQMGIVELKDKLWAMLNS; the protein is encoded by the coding sequence ATGACCGAAGGTAATTTTGTAGACTACGTAAAAGTGGGTTTGACTTCTGGTAAAGGAGGCAAGGGATCTGTGCATTTGCACCGTGAAAAATTTATTACCAAAGGTGGTCCTGATGGTGGTGATGGTGGTCGTGGCGGACATATAATTGTCCGAGGTAACGAGAACCTTTGGACCTTAATTAATTTTAAATACACAAAACATTTTAAAGCTGGGCATGGTGCACACGGTAGTAAAAGCCGTAGTACTGGTGCAGATGGTGAAGATGTGTATTTAGATGTGCCGTTGGGTACAGTTGTAAAAGATTTTGAAACCAAAGATGTCCTTTTTGAAATCACCGAACATGGCGAAGAACGCATTCTGCTTCAAGGCGGTATGGGAGGTCGTGGTAACTGGCATTTTAGAACATCTACAAACCAAACACCTAGATATGCCCAACCGGGTATGGATGGCTTAGAAGGTGAATTTTTGTTAGAACTTAAAGTTCTTGCTGATGTAGGTCTAGTAGGTTTCCCTAATGCTGGTAAGTCTACTTTATTATCTGTAATAACTTCGGCAAAACCAAAAATTGCAGATTACGAATTTACTACCCTAAAACCTAACTTAGGTATTGTAGAATATCGCGACTTTAAGAGTTTTGTAATGGCAGATATTCCTGGTATTATAGAAGGTGCTGCAGAAGGTAAAGGTTTAGGTCATTACTTTTTAAGACATATTGAACGTAATGCGAATTTATTATTCTTGATTCCTGCCGATAGCAAAGATATCAGTAAAGAATACGAGATATTGCTTGATGAGCTACGTCGTTACAATCCTGAGTTGTTAGATAAGGAACGTCTGATCTGTATTTCTAAAAGTGATATGCTAGATGAAGAATTGATGGATGAAATGAGAGAAGAGCTCAATAAAGACTTAAGCGGTACTCCGTTTATGTTTATATCATCTGTAGCGCAAATGGGTATCGTAGAATTGAAAGATAAGCTCTGGGCAATGCTTAACTCTTAA
- a CDS encoding M13 family metallopeptidase: protein MKKIYFLAAGLVALASCKEEAKPTAEVETIPGIVLSNMDTTQNPKSDFYNYVNGNWMKFTEIPDDRTSWGGFSVLRKSTDDDVLKILATAKESGNYAADTDQAKALAIFDTKLDSAARNKAGITPLASAFEAIASVKNLKDLQTVLATNAAVSSPFLNIGAGADLNNSSMNAVYLGANGLGLPDRDFYLEEDEKSVEIREEYKKHVSKMLQKLGDSEADATKAADKILALETQLAEPRLNKVERRDARNYNNPRTIAEVDKMMSTIDMKKLISDLGITKKFDTLLVTQLRYTEALDKFLKTTPIEDIKTLVRWDTFNSAAGKLTTDIETADWEFYSKYLRGAKEQRAADERALATVNGTVGEALGQLYVDAKFPPEAKANAELMIANVIEAFKERISVLDWMSDSTKTKAIEKLDKFTVKIAYPDKWEDYSTMEVSADKSYFENMTAVNKWGELKNYSEIGEPVDKTEWGMSPQTVNAYFNPLNNEIVFPAAILQPPFYNYTADEAVNYGGIGAVIGHEISHAFDDSGSRFDSDGNLKNWWTDADLAAFTERADALAVQYDSVMVLPEVYVNGKFTLGENIGDLGGLLGAYDGLQKYYAENGRPEDIDGFTAEQRFFMSWATVWRTKSRDEALRTQIKTDPHSPGMVRATQPLLNIQEFYDAFDIKEGDAMYLAPEKRVSIW from the coding sequence ATGAAAAAGATTTATTTTCTTGCTGCCGGTTTGGTAGCCTTAGCTTCTTGTAAAGAGGAAGCGAAACCTACTGCTGAAGTAGAAACAATACCAGGTATCGTTCTATCGAACATGGATACTACTCAAAACCCTAAGTCAGATTTTTATAACTACGTAAACGGAAACTGGATGAAGTTTACCGAGATACCAGATGATAGAACTAGCTGGGGCGGTTTCAGTGTACTTCGTAAATCTACAGATGACGACGTATTAAAAATATTGGCTACTGCGAAAGAAAGTGGAAATTATGCTGCAGATACCGATCAAGCGAAAGCTTTGGCAATTTTTGATACTAAGTTAGATTCTGCTGCTAGAAACAAGGCGGGTATTACTCCGTTAGCTTCGGCATTTGAGGCAATTGCTTCGGTAAAGAATTTAAAAGATTTACAAACCGTATTGGCAACCAATGCTGCTGTATCTTCTCCGTTCTTAAATATTGGTGCAGGTGCAGATTTAAATAACAGTAGTATGAACGCTGTGTATTTAGGTGCTAACGGATTAGGATTGCCTGATCGTGATTTCTATTTAGAAGAAGATGAGAAGTCTGTTGAAATTCGTGAAGAGTACAAGAAGCACGTATCTAAAATGTTACAGAAGTTAGGTGATTCTGAAGCTGATGCAACGAAAGCTGCCGATAAAATTTTAGCTCTAGAAACGCAATTGGCAGAACCTCGTTTAAATAAAGTAGAACGTAGAGATGCTAGAAACTACAATAACCCTAGAACTATTGCTGAGGTAGATAAAATGATGTCTACTATAGACATGAAGAAACTTATTTCTGATTTAGGTATTACTAAAAAGTTCGATACACTTTTGGTTACGCAATTAAGATATACAGAAGCTTTAGACAAGTTCTTAAAAACGACGCCAATTGAAGATATTAAAACATTGGTAAGATGGGATACTTTTAATAGTGCTGCCGGTAAATTAACAACTGATATTGAAACTGCAGATTGGGAATTTTATAGCAAATACCTTAGAGGTGCAAAAGAACAACGTGCTGCAGATGAGCGTGCATTAGCAACTGTAAACGGTACTGTTGGTGAAGCTTTAGGTCAATTGTATGTTGATGCAAAGTTTCCGCCAGAAGCAAAGGCAAATGCTGAGTTGATGATTGCAAATGTAATCGAGGCTTTTAAAGAACGTATTTCTGTTTTAGATTGGATGAGCGATTCTACAAAAACAAAAGCAATTGAGAAATTAGATAAATTCACCGTGAAGATTGCTTACCCAGATAAATGGGAAGATTATTCTACTATGGAAGTTTCTGCTGATAAGTCGTATTTCGAGAATATGACCGCTGTTAATAAATGGGGAGAGTTAAAGAACTATTCAGAAATTGGAGAGCCTGTTGATAAAACAGAATGGGGAATGTCTCCACAGACTGTAAATGCATACTTCAATCCGTTGAATAACGAGATTGTTTTTCCTGCTGCTATCTTACAACCACCTTTCTATAACTATACTGCTGATGAAGCTGTAAATTATGGTGGAATAGGTGCTGTTATTGGACATGAAATTTCTCATGCTTTTGATGATAGTGGTTCTCGTTTCGATTCTGATGGAAATTTGAAGAACTGGTGGACAGATGCTGATTTAGCTGCATTTACTGAAAGAGCTGATGCTTTAGCGGTACAGTATGATAGTGTTATGGTATTGCCAGAAGTTTATGTAAACGGTAAATTCACTTTAGGTGAGAACATAGGTGATTTAGGCGGATTGCTAGGTGCTTATGACGGACTTCAAAAATACTACGCAGAAAATGGTCGTCCTGAAGATATTGATGGCTTTACTGCAGAGCAACGTTTCTTTATGTCTTGGGCTACAGTTTGGAGAACTAAGAGTAGAGATGAGGCTTTAAGAACTCAGATCAAAACTGATCCACACTCTCCAGGTATGGTTAGAGCAACGCAACCCTTATTAAACATTCAAGAATTTTACGATGCCTTTGATATTAAAGAAGGTGATGCTATGTATTTAGCTCCTGAAAAAAGAGTTAGTATTTGGTAG
- a CDS encoding DUF4136 domain-containing protein produces the protein MRILFFSVVLLVLTSCGSARVNYDYDDQTDFTSYATYNYFGDMETGLSELDEKRLMDAMDATLGEKGFMFAEEPDMFINIKSTVFKAQSANNVGVGLGGGNGGIGGGVSIGIPVGGSKMTRELQIDFVDSNKDMLIWQAVSESPFREGDTPQEKSEKLQAVVDKIFSKYPPE, from the coding sequence ATGAGAATCCTTTTTTTTAGTGTTGTACTACTAGTTTTAACTTCTTGCGGGTCAGCTAGGGTTAATTATGATTATGATGATCAGACTGATTTTACATCGTATGCCACCTATAACTATTTTGGTGATATGGAAACTGGTCTAAGCGAATTGGACGAGAAAAGGTTAATGGATGCTATGGATGCTACTTTAGGCGAAAAAGGATTTATGTTCGCTGAAGAACCAGATATGTTCATTAATATTAAGAGTACTGTCTTTAAAGCACAATCTGCGAACAACGTAGGTGTTGGTCTTGGTGGTGGTAATGGTGGTATTGGCGGCGGTGTTTCAATTGGTATTCCTGTTGGCGGTTCAAAAATGACCAGAGAACTACAAATAGATTTTGTTGATTCTAATAAAGATATGTTGATTTGGCAAGCCGTTAGCGAAAGTCCTTTTCGTGAAGGAGATACGCCTCAAGAAAAATCTGAGAAATTACAAGCTGTAGTCGATAAGATATTCAGCAAGTATCCACCAGAATAG
- a CDS encoding 5-(carboxyamino)imidazole ribonucleotide synthase, with translation MDYFSSDFKLGILGGGQLGKMMLYETRKWDIYTKVLDASSEAPSRMSCNEFVQGSLLDFNTVYNFGKDVDVLTIEIENVNLDALEKLEDEGVKVYPQPNALRIIQNKAKQKLFYVDNEIPTADFQRFAYLSEIEDSIENGGLQFPFVWKVAQFGYDGQGVKVVRSLADLKGLPTGECITEVMIPFKNELAVIVSRNSEGEIKTYPVVEMEFHPEANQVEYVICPARIDDKVAEKARALALKVADKIGLTGLLAVEMFQTEDDKILVNEVAPRPHNSGHYSIEASYTNQFEQHIRSILGLPLGNTDSKVAGVMVNLVGAEGHTGDVVYKNIAEILAMEGVTPHIYGKAQTRPFRKMGHVTIVNSNLEKARAIAEKVKSTIQVISK, from the coding sequence ATGGATTATTTTTCTTCAGATTTTAAATTAGGCATTTTAGGTGGTGGTCAACTAGGTAAAATGATGTTGTACGAAACACGAAAATGGGATATTTACACCAAAGTTCTAGATGCTTCTTCTGAAGCACCAAGTAGAATGTCGTGTAATGAATTTGTACAAGGCAGTCTATTAGATTTTAATACGGTATACAATTTTGGTAAAGACGTAGATGTGCTAACCATAGAGATAGAAAACGTAAATCTTGATGCTTTAGAGAAATTAGAAGATGAAGGAGTAAAAGTATACCCACAACCTAACGCATTGCGTATTATTCAAAATAAGGCAAAACAGAAATTGTTTTACGTTGACAATGAAATACCTACTGCAGATTTTCAGCGTTTTGCATACCTAAGTGAAATTGAGGATAGCATTGAAAACGGAGGATTACAATTTCCGTTTGTTTGGAAGGTTGCACAGTTTGGTTATGACGGACAAGGAGTAAAAGTCGTTAGAAGTTTAGCAGATTTAAAGGGCTTACCTACAGGTGAATGTATTACAGAGGTTATGATTCCGTTTAAAAACGAATTAGCTGTAATTGTCTCTAGAAATTCTGAAGGAGAAATTAAAACATATCCAGTGGTAGAGATGGAATTTCATCCAGAAGCCAACCAAGTGGAATATGTAATTTGCCCTGCACGTATTGATGATAAAGTAGCTGAAAAGGCAAGAGCATTAGCATTAAAAGTTGCAGATAAAATAGGACTTACAGGATTGCTGGCTGTTGAAATGTTCCAAACCGAAGATGATAAAATATTGGTAAACGAAGTAGCACCAAGACCACATAACAGTGGGCACTACAGTATTGAAGCCAGCTACACCAATCAATTTGAACAACACATTCGCAGTATTCTAGGTTTACCTTTAGGAAACACCGATAGCAAAGTAGCAGGTGTCATGGTAAATTTAGTAGGTGCAGAAGGCCATACAGGTGATGTCGTTTATAAAAATATAGCAGAAATTTTAGCGATGGAAGGAGTAACGCCTCATATTTATGGCAAAGCACAAACAAGACCGTTCAGAAAAATGGGACATGTAACCATAGTCAATAGTAATTTGGAAAAAGCAAGAGCTATTGCCGAAAAAGTAAAGTCAACAATTCAAGTGATTTCAAAATAA
- a CDS encoding carboxypeptidase-like regulatory domain-containing protein yields the protein MKSTLTIDVKEPCKEKFSNFSKTEKGGFCQSCEKEVIDFTNFSDNELINYLSHGNKKTCGMFKASQLKTYETNSLQTMNNSMLHKGIAMMSFSLLALCATEVKGQETASIEPPIEVVSTDIMGDISYVEIVQEKHTVTGTIVDEANEPLPGVNVVLKGTTIGTQTDFDGKFEFPQQLVENDILVLSFIGYETKTYKVPANGSANIDINVTFDTYDVELMGEVVIGGAYSSKRNIFQKIGDIFK from the coding sequence ATGAAAAGCACATTAACAATTGACGTAAAAGAACCATGCAAAGAAAAATTTAGTAATTTTAGTAAAACCGAAAAAGGAGGTTTTTGCCAAAGCTGTGAAAAAGAAGTTATCGACTTTACCAACTTCTCAGATAATGAGCTTATAAATTATTTAAGCCATGGAAATAAGAAAACCTGCGGAATGTTCAAAGCCTCACAACTAAAAACATATGAAACCAACTCGCTACAAACTATGAATAATTCTATGTTACACAAGGGAATAGCAATGATGAGTTTTTCTTTATTGGCTCTTTGCGCTACTGAAGTTAAAGGTCAAGAAACCGCCAGTATAGAACCACCTATTGAAGTGGTTTCCACAGATATTATGGGTGATATTTCATATGTTGAAATTGTTCAGGAAAAACACACCGTAACAGGTACCATAGTAGATGAAGCAAATGAACCATTACCTGGTGTAAATGTGGTCTTGAAAGGAACTACAATAGGAACACAGACAGATTTTGACGGTAAATTTGAATTCCCACAACAGCTAGTAGAAAATGACATTCTAGTACTTAGCTTTATAGGTTATGAAACCAAAACGTACAAAGTCCCAGCAAACGGTAGTGCTAATATAGATATCAATGTTACGTTCGACACCTATGATGTTGAGTTAATGGGCGAGGTTGTAATTGGCGGCGCTTATTCTAGCAAAAGAAATATTTTTCAGAAGATTGGAGATATTTTTAAATAA